The following DNA comes from Nocardioides panzhihuensis.
CCGATTCGGCCGGGCAGGATCAGGTTGAGATCAGCCGATTGAAGAGCCGGTTGGCCCAGCTCGGGCTGACTTCGGAGATGCCCATGAGGACCCTGGCCTTGGTGCCGACTCCTCGGTGGACGCCACCGAGGAGACCGTGGGCGCTGGTTGCGGCCGCATAGACAGACTCGGCGACGTCGTCGGCGGTGAGCGAGACCTTGAGCCGCCGCAGCGCTGGGAAGTCGTGGCCCCACACCATCGAGGTGTCGGTGAAGAGCGGCCACAGGGCCGTCACGGTGATCCCGTCCGCGGACCATTCCAGGTCGAGAGCCTCGGAGAGGCCGCGTACGGCGAACTTGGTGGCGGAGTAGATCGCCATCCCCGGCTGGCCGTAGATCGCCGAGGCCGAGGCGAGGTTGACGACGTGGGAGCCGCGACGCAGGAACGGGCGCGCCAGGTGGCAACCGTTGACGAGGCCCTTGAGGTTGACGTCGATGATCGCCTGCTGCCGGTCCAACGGCACGTCGGCGAACCTGCCGATCGAGATGATCCCGGCGTTGTTCACGAGTACGTCGAGGCTGCCCCCGCTCACGGCGACGAAGCCATCCAGGGCGTCCCGCCAGGACGCCGCTTCACGGACGTCCAGGGGGCCGGTGACCACGTCCCCGCTCAGCACCTCGACCTCGGTGGCCAGGGACGCCAAGCCGTCGAGGTCGACGTCATAGGCGCCGACCAGCCACCCCTCACGGGCGAAGCGCAGCGCGGTCGCACGGCCGATGCCGGCGGCCGCGCCGGTGATCAGCACCGACCTGGGCACCGTCGTCAGCTCCTGGCGAGTTCGGTGGTGATCTCGAAGAACCAGACCGTCGAGTCGGTGCACACGATCCGGTCCAGGTTGCCGACAGCGACCTGTGAACGCGGTGTCTTGCCCGAGGCCAGCACGACGTCGTAGGCGTCGCTGGTGCGAAGCACCGACCACGGGTCGGACTCGGT
Coding sequences within:
- a CDS encoding SDR family oxidoreductase; protein product: MPRSVLITGAAAGIGRATALRFAREGWLVGAYDVDLDGLASLATEVEVLSGDVVTGPLDVREAASWRDALDGFVAVSGGSLDVLVNNAGIISIGRFADVPLDRQQAIIDVNLKGLVNGCHLARPFLRRGSHVVNLASASAIYGQPGMAIYSATKFAVRGLSEALDLEWSADGITVTALWPLFTDTSMVWGHDFPALRRLKVSLTADDVAESVYAAATSAHGLLGGVHRGVGTKARVLMGISEVSPSWANRLFNRLIST